DNA from Candidatus Eisenbacteria bacterium:
GCGACCGGGCTCGTCGCGCGCGCCTGGCCCGACTTCGTCGCCGTGCACATGACGTGGGGCGCGATCAACGAGCTCTCGACGCTGGTGGGCTACCAGCGGCTCGTCGAGATCGAAGACCATCCCGTGCTGACCGACCTCCTCGCCCGCATCGTGCGCGACGAGGGGCGACACTTCGCCTTCTACTTCAAGCAGGCCGAGCGACGGCTCGCGCGCCCGGGCGCGGCACGGGTGGCGCGCTTTCTGGTCGATCGCTTCTGGGATCCGGTCGGCAGCGGCGTCGCGCCGGGCGAGGAGACGCGCTTCCTGGCGCAACACCTTTTCGGCGACGCGCCGGGCCGCGAGGCTGCGCGCCGCATCGACGGCACGATCCGGCGCCTGCCCGGCTTCGCGGACGTCCAGCTCGTCGAGGCGTGGGTCGACCGGCACGCTGCGTAGCCTGGTCGCTCTCGCGACCGACCTCTGTTCATGGCTACGACGTTCCGGTAGTCCGCGAGCATGAACAGGCTCGCCACCGTCGCACGGATTCTGCTCGGCGCCGGGTTCGTCGTCTTCGGCCTAAACGGCTTCCTCCACTTCCTCCCGAACCCGGAGATGAAAGGGCCGGCCGGCGCGTTCATCGGAGCGCTCGTCAGCTCGGGTTACATGATGACGCTCGTGGCGGCGACCCAGGTCGTCGGCGGGGCGCTCGTGCTGACCGGCGTCTTCGTCCCGCTCGGGCTCGTGCTGCTGGCGCCGATCCTCGTGAACATCGTCCTCTTCCATCTCGTCCTGGAGCCGGATGGGATCGTTCCGGGGCTCGTCTTCTGCGCCTTCGAGCTCATCGTCGCCTGGCACCATCGACGGGCCTTCCGGGGGCTCTTCACATGAGCGTCGTCCTCCGGCGAGCGAGCGAGCGCGGTCGCACGCGAATCGACTGGCTCGACAGCCGCCACACCTTCTCGTTCGGGGAGTACCACGACGCGCGGCACATGGGATTCGGTACGCTGCGTGTCATCAACGACGATCGCGTCGAGCCGGGCCAGGGCTTCGCGACCCACGGCCATCGCGACATGGAGATCATCACCTACGTGCTCGAGGGCGCGCTCGAGCACCGCGACAGCCTGGGCTCGGGCTCGGTCATCACCCCGGGCGAGGTGCAGATCATGAGCGCCGGCACCGGAATCACACACAGCGAGTTCAACCATTCGCACGTCGAGCCCGTGCACTTCCTGCAGACCTGGGTCGTTCCGGCCGAGCGCGGGGTCGCGCCCCGCTACGCGCAGCGCGCGTTCGATCCGGCGGAGCTGCAGGGACGCCTGCGCGTGGTGGTCGCGCCCGGCGCCCCCGACGGCGCGCTCGACATCCACCAGGACGCGCGCCTGCTCGTCGGACGGCTCGCCGCCGGCGACGAGGTCGTCCACCGGCAGGGCGCGGGCCGGCGCGCGTGGCTCCACGTCGCGCGCGGCACGGTCGCGCTCGGCGGTACGCCCCTCGACGCGGGCGACGGTGCGGCGGTCACGGGCGAGCCCGCGATCACGGTGCGCGCGAGCGGACCGGCCGAGATCCTCGTGTTCGATGTCGCCTGAGGGCGATGAGAGCGGCGGCTCGCCGCGCATCGCGCACTTCGTGGCGCGCGCGATGCGGCAGGAGTGAGTCGTCAGGCGCGCTGCGCGCCAGCGTGCGCGACGGCGCCCCCGATCTCGTCGCCGGGCGGCGCGTCGCTCCGGTAGATCTGGACGACCACGCCGTAGCGTCGCGCGCGTGCCAGCGCGCGATCGACGTACCTCACGTCGCGCGCCGACGCGCCCGAGCGCAACACGACCTCGAGACGCGCGCCGCGACCGGCGGTGCGTGCGTCGTCGACGATCGTCCCGGCGAGGTAGCCGGTGAGACGACCGCTGCGGCGCAGGACCGCACCGGCGCGATCGGGGCTTCGCTCGGCCCGCGTCCACACGAACGGGGGCGGGACCGGCGGCTCTTCCTGCACGCGATCGTGCAAGGTCGCGAGCCGGTGCGCGAGCACCGCGAGGTCGGCGTACGTCCGCACGCCGAACAGGAGCGGGTCGGAGAACACTACGCCCAGCTCCGCTTCGAGACGCGGCACGAGCTCGAAGAGATCGGTCTGGTGGATCCGAAGCTGTCGCATGACCGCCCAGCCGTCGTCACCGGCGCGCAGGACGAGAAATTCCGAGAACACACGCACCACCCGGGCGTCGAGCACATCCATTTGCCACCTCCACCTGCGGCAGGGTTGCATCGCGCGGTCGAGGGTGCGCTCCCCTGGGTGGGTGAGCCCGCCGAATAAGATGTGGGATGGCCCCTAGTACCGATGGGCGGTGAACCCGCGCGGACCTACGCTTTCGCGATCTGCGTGAACGACCAGTGGGGTCTGGGTGATCTCCCAGCGCTCCCCGGTGCGGCGGAACACCTCGGTACAGTTCCACCGGGATGCGTCGTCGTTGGTCTAGGTCTGCATGACGCCGCGGCGGGGCGTCGCGGTGCCGTAGGTCTCGCGTGTCAGCCGGACACCCATCTCGGCCAGCACGGCGCGGTGCTTGGCCGGCGGCGTCCGGATCATGCGATCCTCGATCGGCTTCAGGGTCTGGAAGCCGGGGGTCGCGAGCGTACGCTCCACGAGCCCGGCCGTCTTCGGCCATCGACGCTCGTCGATCGCGAAGTGCGCGAACGCGGCGTTGCGGAAGAAGCACGCGAGGGCGACGTCGGCGATCGACAGCTCCCCGAACGCGAACCCGTCCGCCGGCAGCTCGGACTCGAGATAGGCCATGATCTGCGGCACGTCCTCGGCGAGCGTCTTCGCCACCAGCTCGGTGTCGGTCTCCTCGCCCCACACGAACGGACGGATCGCCACCTGGTTGAAGAGCCGCCAGATGAAGACGTCGCCCATGCGGGTGTCGGCGAACTCCTCGAGCCAGCGGGCGCGGGCACGGGCGGCGACGTCGCGAGGGTAGAGCGCGGGCTGCGGGTGTCGGTCCTCGAGATACTGGCAGATGACCGACGAGTCGGAGAGCGTCACCCGGTCGTCGATCAGCACCGGGATGCGCCGCAGCGGGCTCAGGCTCGTGAACCGGTCGTCGCCCATGAACGGAATGATGGGATCGATCTCGTACGCGATGCCCTTCACGTGGAGAAACAC
Protein-coding regions in this window:
- a CDS encoding DoxX family membrane protein; its protein translation is MNRLATVARILLGAGFVVFGLNGFLHFLPNPEMKGPAGAFIGALVSSGYMMTLVAATQVVGGALVLTGVFVPLGLVLLAPILVNIVLFHLVLEPDGIVPGLVFCAFELIVAWHHRRAFRGLFT
- a CDS encoding pirin family protein; translation: MSVVLRRASERGRTRIDWLDSRHTFSFGEYHDARHMGFGTLRVINDDRVEPGQGFATHGHRDMEIITYVLEGALEHRDSLGSGSVITPGEVQIMSAGTGITHSEFNHSHVEPVHFLQTWVVPAERGVAPRYAQRAFDPAELQGRLRVVVAPGAPDGALDIHQDARLLVGRLAAGDEVVHRQGAGRRAWLHVARGTVALGGTPLDAGDGAAVTGEPAITVRASGPAEILVFDVA
- a CDS encoding ferritin-like domain-containing protein; protein product: MDVLDLDTYVGHSRALDLAGIAWDEVARHPLSAAAVRTLRYMQDIESHTIVYERELAKTRAIDEPEVATFLACWLYEETFHGRALRRFLGAAGHPTRERGRGASTFAQRAESVATGLVARAWPDFVAVHMTWGAINELSTLVGYQRLVEIEDHPVLTDLLARIVRDEGRHFAFYFKQAERRLARPGAARVARFLVDRFWDPVGSGVAPGEETRFLAQHLFGDAPGREAARRIDGTIRRLPGFADVQLVEAWVDRHAA
- a CDS encoding glutathione S-transferase family protein, with product MAEPVRIIGSFLSPYVRKVLVFLHVKGIAYEIDPIIPFMGDDRFTSLSPLRRIPVLIDDRVTLSDSSVICQYLEDRHPQPALYPRDVAARARARWLEEFADTRMGDVFIWRLFNQVAIRPFVWGEETDTELVAKTLAEDVPQIMAYLESELPADGFAFGELSIADVALACFFRNAAFAHFAIDERRWPKTAGLVERTLATPGFQTLKPIEDRMIRTPPAKHRAVLAEMGVRLTRETYGTATPRRGVMQT